Below is a genomic region from Brassica oleracea var. oleracea cultivar TO1000 chromosome C9, BOL, whole genome shotgun sequence.
GCAATTTCCCTTGTCTATTAACTTCCAGTTTACTCAAACTCTCAAAACTACACAACTTCACAATCTCACTCACTTCTTTCTCAGCAGTAAAACCACATCCAATGAAGTTAGCGATTCGCTTAACCTCAACTTCGGTCTGCTTCTTGAGCTCCTCGTATGTAACAAACAAGACCTTGTTCGGATTCTTGCGGCTTTCGTACCAGTACTCCAACACATGATCCCAAAAGGGTCCACCAATAAACTTCCCTTGACAAAACGCTTCAACTGATTTTTCAATAGGATAATCAGCGATTTCTTGAGGAGCAAGTTTCTTCCCAAAATGCCATAAGGACACAAACATGTCCTTAGGGTTCCTGCAACAATACACAATCTTACAAGACGAGTTCTTAATGGATACCGGCAGAGAATGATGCTGTAAGTGCGTTTGCATGAGTCTTGGAGAAGGCAACTCGGAGAAATCGACGTCTGGAGATACGCGGTAATCTGCTTCCAAGTAGGGTACAAGGGGGTGCGGATTGGTAGCTAGAAGAGGATGCTTACTAGAAACAGGAAACTTGTCTCGGTGAATGAGAGCAAAGAGAAGAGCTTTTAACCAAGTCGTACCTGATTTAGGAGTGGTGGCGAGGATTATGTCTGAATCGTTGGCTTTAAAGTTTTTCTGGCAGTTCAAGATTCCTTGTACCAGACCTTGTGTGTGCCAACTTCCTTCGAATTGATAGATTTGACTGACCAACCAACCTTTCTCGCTTGGAAGAGAAGAAAGTAGATCTCTTGTTTCTTGTGTCAGATCTTCATCTCCCAAGTAAATAGGAACATATGATGATGTCATTGTCAAGACTCAAGAGTATAGATCAATCCTGAAAATGTAGAAACTATGAGATGTCTTTTCTTAAGTTATGTCACTGAAGTTATGTTTGTGTCTTTATATACTTGTTTTTTTTGTCGTTTGTCTTTTTTTTTATTTCGTTTTGTGTTTGTGTCTTCAGAGCATGCTCATCGGTTAAGATACCCATTTGAATTTTCTAATGATAGATATTAACTTCTTTATTCAATTTTAATTGTAATTATGTATTAACCAAAATGGCCATGATTAGAGCATGATTAACCAGAGCTCTTAATTTGGGGTTCTTAACTTATGATTTGACATTTTTTTTATTTTTTTGTTTTTTTTTTACACTTTTCAGCTAAGAACCGACTCTTATATATTTTATTTAAGAGCCGATTCTTAGTTTTTTTTAGTTAAAAGCTAAGAAACGATTCTTAACCGAAGCTAAAAACCCCATTCTAAGAACCTGGTTTAATCATGGTTTAAACACACAAACACATAACGACAAAAAAAGGGAATACGATTCTTGCCTATCTCGTTTTTCATTATTTTATTTTTAATAAATATATGATGCTTGTTGACCAAAAAATAAAAATAAACAAGATGCTTATCTAGAACCCACTGATGGAAGGTATCTTTTATATATTTTTATTTTGAATCACTGCTTTTGTATATTTCGATACATATTTTTAGTCTTAAAATAATATCTACAACTTTTTTAATTTGAATATTGAGCGAATCTACATTGATGACCCATCATTTTTTTAATAATTCTTATGTTATATGACCAAATTAGATCGGATGAGAATGAGTGCACCCAGTAATTTTTTTCGTTAGGAGTTCCATACACCCGCTTTCACATTTTTTTTTTAGGTAAACTGTTAAAATATTTTTACCAATTTTCGAATTTTTGACAGACGATACAGAGAAAACAAGTAGCGGAAAAAAAAACAACACCGAAACAACTACACAACAACAAAAAGACAAGACAGACCGAAGGCAACAGAAACTCAAGCTAGTAAGCAACAAATTAGCGAAACGATGCTGGACCTACCAACCGCAAATACTAGATGAGTAACCCGATGGTTTCCGCGAGCTACCGAGAAAAGAGCACCTCAAACTCTGATTGTAACGGTTCCTACAGCTTCCAACAAGAACACAGATCATATCCGAGCAAAGAATCCAAACCTAAACCCAAAGTAAACCAGAAAATAGAGACCACCGGCGGTACGAGGAGAAGCCGTAAACCAACGATGCCGTCGTTCAATATTTTGCGCCGGAGATTACCACCTCCTTTGCAATCCATTAGGACCGTATACACCCATCTAATTGCATTCTCGTATAGAGATGACAGATCGAAAGACGGACAATCCTCCGAAAGAAACAAATCCGAAACCACACTCGGGAAACAGAGCCTAACAAATACACCACGAACCCGACCCAAGCCGTAACCACCCTTTAGTCACGAACACAGAGCTGATGAATTTATTTGACTAGAGGAGGAGGCGGAGCAGGCCACAACCGCAGACACCATTCTGATTTGAGGGGTGACGAGAACCCGGAGCTAAAAGTGAAGCTTAAGCGGACCAGAGGTAACACTCACCAACATGTTGCCACAAGGACCCGGCGGAACGGATAGACATCACTACCACCGGAGACTTCACGCGCTGTCACAAAGGAGAACACACAGGACACAACAAACAGAGCAAAGAGAAAACTGAGAAATACCAAACGGTGGCGAACCCGGAGCTCCAGCTCGACACGCATACACGCTCACCTCTAGGCGCCACACCGGAGAAAGGACGAGGCCGACGAAGAGCTTGCTGTCGCAGCACGCGCCTCCACACTTGAAGCAACTGACCAGACGCAAGGGGAAACTGCAGGAACGCCTCAGCTTTGCTAGAGACCAGGTGACCACGACGCTAGAGAAAGCCGTCCTCAAGCCGTCAAGACCCCGAGATCTGAAAGTAGGGCGACCAGATCTGAAGCGTTAGTCAGCACTCCCTCAACCGCAGAAGACAGAGGTCACAAGGGAAAACAACGAGGAGAGGAAATGCAGACGGAGGTTCGGCGGCTGCGTTAGTCAGCACTCCTTCAACCGCAGAAGACAGAGGTCACAAGGGAAAACAACGAGGAGAAGAAATGCAGTCGGAGGTCCGGCGGCCGCGAAGTAGCCGGCAGCCGCCGGAGAAAACAATGAAATTAGGGTTTGGTTCCTGTGGAGGAGAGAAGAGAGAGAGATGAGAGAAGGGATGAATATATGTGTATGTATAATATATGGTTTTATATATATCATGCATCCATTATAATTTTTCTCTATATTCACCCCTGGATTCAAGAATAATGAACAAAATTAAAATAACAAAAATGAAAATATCTCTAAATACATCTATACTAATAAAAGAGACCTTTTGAGGCTCCATAGGGCGTCCACATCAGCGGAAAAAACTTATTCTAAAAGATGACACGTGGCATTAACAAAAAATAAAAATAAAAATACATATAAAGAAAAATAAATAATAAGTAAATATATAATATAAGAAATAGAAATGTTACATTAAACAATATAAGTAAATATACAATATAAGAAAAATAAATAAAAAGTAAATATACAATAAAAGAAATAGAAATATTACATTAAACATCTATCATAATTTATAATCTGATATAAAAGCAAGAAAATTAGAAAACGTAAATATATAATTAAAAAATGAAAAAACTAAATTAAACATCTATCTGAAAAATGTATCCACTTTTGAAGCTCCATAGGGCGTCCACATCAGCGGAAAAAACTTATTCTAAAAGATGACACGTGGCATTAACAAAAAATAAAAATAAAAATACATATAAAGAAAAATAAATAATAAGTAAATATATAATATAAGAAATAGAAATGTTACATTAAACAACAATAAGTAAATATACAATATAAGGAAAATAAATAAAAAGTAAATATACAATAAAAGAAATAGAAATATTACATTAAACATCTATCATAATTTATAATCTATACTAATAAAAGGCAGCTTTTGAGGCTCCATAGGGCGTCCACATCAGCGGAAAAAACTTATTCTAAAAGATGACACGTGGCATTAACAAAAAATAAAAATACTAATAAAAGGGAGCTTTTGAGGCTCCATAGGGCGTTCACATCAGCGGAAAAAACTTATTCTAAAAGATGACACGTGGCATTAACAAAAAATAAAAATACTAATAAAAGGGAGCTTTTGAGGCTCCATAGGGCGTTCACATCAGCGGAAAAAACTTATTCTAAAAGATGACACGTGGCATTAACAAAAAATAAAAATACTAATAAAAGGGAGCTTTTGAGGCTCCATAGGGCGTTCACATCAGCGGAAAAAACTTATTCTAAAAGATGACACGTGGCATTAACAAAAAATAAAAATACTAATAAAAGGGAGCTTTTGAGGCTCCATAGGGCGTTCACATCAGCGGAAAAAACTTATTCTAAAAGATGACACGTGGCATTAACAAAAAATAAAAATACTAATAAAAGGGAGCTTTTGAGGCTCCATAGGGCGTTCACATCAGCGGAAAAAACTTATTCTAAAAGATGACACGTGGCATTAACAAAAAATAAAAATACTAATAAAAGGGAGCTTTTGAGGCTCCATAGGGCGTTCACATCAGCGGAAAAAACTTATTCTAAAAGATGACACGTGGCATTAACAAAAAATAAAAATACTAATAAAAGGGAGCTTTTGAGGCTCCATAGGGCGTTCACATCAGCGGAAAAAACTTATTCTAAAAGATGACACGTGGCATTAACAAAAAATAAAAATACTAATAAAAGGGAGCTTTTGAGGCTCCATAGGGCGTTCACATCAGCGGAAAAAACTTATTCTAAAAGATGACACGTGGCATTAACAAAAAATAAAAATACTAATAAAAGGGAGCTTTTGAGGCTCCATAGGGCGTTCACATCAGCGGAAAAAACTTATTCTAAAAGATGACACGTGGCATTAACAAAAAATAAAAATACTAATAAAAGGGAGCTTTTGAGGCTCCATAGGGCGTTCACATCAGCGGAAAAAACTTATTCTAAAAGATGACACGTGGCATTAACAAAAAATAAAAATACTAATAAAAGGGAGCTTTTGAGGCTCCATAGGGCGTTCACATCAGCGGAAAAAACTTATTCTAAAAGATGACACGTGGCATTAACAAAAAATAAAAATACTAATAAAAGGGAGCTTTTGAGGCTCCATAGGGCGTTCACATCAGCGGAAAAAACTTATTCTAAAAGATGACACGTGGCATTAACAAAAAATAAAAATACTAATAAAAGGGAGCTTTTGAGGCTCCATAGGGCGTTCACATCAGCGGAAAAAACTTATTCTAAAAGATGACACGTGGCATTAACAAAAAATAAAAATACTAATAAAAGGGAGCTTTTGAGGCTCCATAGGGCGTTCACATCAGCGGAAAAAACTTATTCTAAAAGATGACACGTGGCATTAACAAAAAATAAAAATACTAATAAAAGGGAGCTTTTGAGGCTCCATAGGGCGTTCACATCAGCGGAAAAAACTTATTCTAAAAGATGACACGTGGCATTAACAAAAAATAAAAATACTAATAAAAGGGAGCTTTTGAGGCTCCATAGGGCGTTCACATCAGCGGAAAAAACTTATTCTAAAAGATGACACGTGGCATTAACAAAAAATAAAAATACTAATAAAAGGGAGCTTTTGAGGCTCCATAGGGCGTTCACATCAGCGGAAAAAACTTATTCTAAAAGATGACACGTGGCATTAACAAAAAATAAAAATACTAATAAAAGGGAGCTTTTGAGGCTCCATAGGGCGTTCACATCAGCGGAAAAAACTTATTCTAAAAGATGACACGTGGCATTAACAAAAAATAAAAATACTAATAAAAGGGAGCTTTTGAGGCTCCATAGGGCGTTCACATCAGCGGAAAAAACTTATTCTAAAAGATGACACGTGGCATTAACAAAAAATAAAAATACTAATAAAAGGGAGCTTTTGAGGCTCCATAGGGCGTTCACATCAGCGGAAAAAACTTATTCTAAAAGATGACACGTGGCATTAACAAAAAATAAAAATACTAATAAAAGGGAGCTTTTGAGGCTCCATAGGGCGTTCACATCAGCGGAAAAAACTTATTCTAAAAGATGACACGTGGCATTAACAAAAAATAAAAATACTAATAAAAGGGAGCTTTTGAGGCTCCATAGGGCGTTCACATCAGCGGAAAAAACTTATTCTAAAAGATGACACGTGGCATTAACAAAAAATAAAAATACTAATAAAAGGGAGCTTTTGAGGCTCCATAGGGCGTTCACATCAGCGGAAAAAACTTATTCTAAAAGATGACACGTGGCATTAACAAAAAATAAAAATACTAATAAAAGGGAGCTTTTGAGGCTCCATAGGGCGTTCACATCAGCGGAAAAAACTTATTCTAAAAGATGACACGTGGCATTAACAAAAAATAAAAATACTAATAAAAGGGAGCTTTTGAGGCTCCATAGGGCGTTCACATCAGCGGAAAAAACTTATTCTAAAAGATGACACGTGGCATTAACAAAAAATAAAAATANNNNTTTCTTCTAAAAGATGACACGTGTCATTAATAAAAAATAAAAAATAAATATACATATAAAGAAAAATAAATAATAAGTAGATATACAATATAAAAAATAGAAATATTACATTAAAAATAAAAAGTAAATATACAATAAAAGAAATAGAAATATTACATTAAACATCAATCATAATTTATANNNNNNNNNNNNNNNNNNNNNNNNNNNNNNNNNNNNNNNNNNNNNNNNNNNNCATAATGTAACATTACCGTTTTATATAAAAAAAACAAAAAACATTATATATAATTTCGAAAATAATAAATATATGTAAACATACAGCAAAAAAAATGGAAAAACTACATTAAACATATGTAAAATTACATTAGAAAAAAGACGGCTTATCTCCATAATGTAACATTACCGTTTTATAAAAAAAAACAAAAAACATTATATATTTTTTCACTTAAAAAAAAGACGGCTTATCTCCATAATGTATATTACGATTTTGTAAAAAAACCATTATATATAATTTCGAAAATAATAAATATATGTAAACATACAACATAAAAAATGGAAAAACTACATTAAACATATGTAAAATTACCATTTTTCACTTAAAAAAAAAGACGGTTTATCTCCATAATGTAACATTACCGTTTTATATAAAAAAAACAAAAAACATTATATATAATTTCGAAAATAATAAATATATGTAAACATACAACATAAAAAATGGAAATACTACATTAAACATATGTAAGATTACCATTTTACATTTTTATTTTTTAAAAATAATATGCAAACATACAACATAAAAATGGAAAAAATACATTAAACATATGTAAGATTACTTTTTTTCACTAAAAAAAAGACGGCTTATCTCCATAATGTAACACTACTATTTTGTAAAAAAAAAACATTATATATAATTTCGAAAAAAATAAATAAGATGTAAACATACAGCATAAAAAATGGAAAACCTACATTAAACATATGCAAAATTACCATTTTTCACTTAAAAAAAAAGACGGCTTATCTCCATAATGTAACACTACTATTTTGTAAAAAAAAACATTATATATAATTTCGAAAATAATAAATATATGTAAACATACAACATAAAAAATGGAAATACTACATTAAACATATGTAAGATTACCATTTTACAATTTGTCCAAATTCTTCTATTAAACATTGTCGTTTTACGTTAAAATGGAAAAAAACATTAAGATTTAAACATCTATCTTAAAATATAAAATATAGATATCTATACTAATAAAAGAGACCTTTTGAGGCTCCATAGNNNNNNNNNNNNNNNNNNNNNNNNNNNNNNNNNNNNNNNNNNNNNNNNNNNNNNNNNNNNNNNNNNNNNNNNNNNNNNNNNNNNNNNNNNNNNNNNNNNNNNNNNNNNNNNNNNNNNNNNNNNNNNNNNNNNNNNNNNNNNNNNNNNNNNNNNNNNNNNNNNNNNNNNNNNNNNNNNNNNNNNNNNNNNNNNNNNNNNNNNNNNNNNNNNNNNNNNNNNNNNNNNNNNNNNNNNNNNNNNNNNNNNNNNNNNNNNNNNNNNNNNNNNNNNNNNNNNNNNNNNNNNNNNNNNNNNNNNNNNNNNNNNNNNNNNNNNNNNNNNNNNNNNNNNNNNNNNNNNNNNNNNNNNNNNNNNNNNNNNNNNNNNNNNNNNNNNNNNNNNNNNNNNNNNNNNNNNNNNNNNNNNNNNNNNNNNNNNNNNNNNNNNNNNNNNNNNNNNNNNNNNNNNNNNNNNNNNNNNNNNNNNNNNNNNNNNNNNNNNNNNNNNNNNNNNNNNNNNNNNNNNNNNNNNNNNNNNNNNNNNNNNNNNNNNNNNNNNNNNNNNNNNNNNNNNNNNNNNNNNNNNNNNNNNNNNNNNNNNNNNNNNNNNNNNNNNNNNNNNNNNNNNNNNNNNNNNNNNNNNNNNNNNNNNNNNNNNNNNNNNNNNNNNNNNNNNNNNNNNNNNNNNNNNNNNNNNNNNNNNNNNNNNNNNNNNNNNNNNNNNNNNNNNNNNNNNNNNNNNNNNNNNNNNNNNNNNNNNNNNNNNNNNNNNNNNNNNNNNNNNNNNNNNNNNNNNNNNNNNNNNNNNNNNNNNNNNNNNNNNNNNNNNNNNNNNNNNNNNNNNNNNNNNNNNNNNNNNNNNNNNNNNNNNNNNNNNNNNNNNNNNNNNNNNNNNNNNNNNNNNNNNNNNNNNNNNNNNNNNNNNNNNNNNNNNNNNNNNNNNNNNNNNNNNNNNNNNNNNNNNNNNNNNNNNNNNNNNNNNNNNNNNNNNNNNNNNNNNNNNNNNNNNNNNNNNNNNNNNNNNNNNNNNNNNNNNNNNNNNNNNNNNNNNNNNNNNNNNNNNNNNNNNNNNNNNNNNNNNNNNNNNNNNNNNNNNNNNNNNNNNNNNNNNNNNNNNNNNNNNNNNNNNNNNNNNNNNNNNNNNNNNNNNNNNNNNNNNNNNNNNNNNNNNNNNNNNNNNNNNNNNNNNNNNNNNNNNNNNNNNNNNNNNNNNNNNNNNNNNNNNNNNNNNNNNNNNNNNNNNNNNNNNNNNNNNNNNNNNNNNNNNNNNNNNNNNNNNNNNNNNNNNNNNNNNNNNNNNNNNNNNNNNNNNNNNNNNNNNNNNNNNNNNNNNNNNNNNNNNNNNNNNNNNNNNNNNNNNNNNNNNNNNNNNNNNNNNNNNNNNNNNNNNNNNNNNNNNNNNNNNNNNNNNNNNNNNNNNNNNNNNNNNNNNNNNNNNNNNNNNNNNNNNNNNNNNNNNNNNNNNNNNNNNNNNNNNNNNNNNNNNNNNNNNNNNNNNNNNNNNNNNNNNNNNNNNNNNNNNNNNNNNNNNNNNNNNNNNNNNNNNNNNNNNNNNNNNNNNNNNNNNNNNNNNNNNNNNNNNNNNNNNNNNNNNNNNNNNNNNNNNNNNNNNNNNNNNNNNNNNNNNNNNNNNNNNNNNNNNNNNNNNNNNNNNNNNNNNNNNNNNNNNNNNNNNNNNNNNNNNNNNNNNNNNNNNNNNNNNNNNNNNNNNNNNNNNNNNNNNNNNNNNNNNNNNNNNNNNNNNNNNNNNNNNNNNNNNNNNNNNNNNNNNNNNNNNNNNNNNNNNNNNNNNNNNNNNNNNNNNNNNNNNNNNNNNNNNNNNNNNNNNNNNNNNNNNNNNNNNNNNNNNNNNNNNNNNNNNNNNNNNNNNNNNNNNNNNNNNNNNNNNNNNNNNNNNNNNNNNNNNNNNNNNNNNNNNNNNNNNNNNNNNNNNNNNNNNNNNNNNNNNNNNNNNNNNNNNNNNNNNNNNNNNNNNNNNNNNNNNNNNNNNNNNNNNNNNNNNNNNNNNNNNNNNNNNNNNNNNNNNNNNNNNNNNNNNNNNNNNNNNNNNNNNNNNNNNNNNNNNNNNNNNNNNNNNNNNNNNNNNNNNNNNNNNNNNNNNNNNNNN
It encodes:
- the LOC106316135 gene encoding cytosolic sulfotransferase 12-like isoform X2 — protein: MTSSYVPIYLGDEDLTQETRDLLSSLPSEKGWLVSQIYQFEGSWHTQGLVQGILNCQKNFKANDSDIILATTPKSDYRVSPDVDFSELPSPRLMQTHLQHHSLPVSIKNSSCKIVYCCRNPKDMFVSLWHFGKKLAPQEIADYPIEKSVEAFCQGKFIGGPFWDHVLEYWYESRKNPNKVLFVTYEELKKQTEVEVKRIANFIGCGFTAEKEVSEIVKLCSFESLSKLEVNRQGKLPNGIESNSYFRKGEIGGWRDTLSESLAEVIDRTTEEKFRGSGLKFSC
- the LOC106316135 gene encoding cytosolic sulfotransferase 12-like isoform X1 — translated: MTSSYVPIYLGDEDLTQETRDLLSSLPSEKGWLVSQIYQFEGSWHTQGLVQGILNCQKNFKANDSDIILATTPKSGTTWLKALLFALIHRDKFPVSSKHPLLATNPHPLVPYLEADYRVSPDVDFSELPSPRLMQTHLQHHSLPVSIKNSSCKIVYCCRNPKDMFVSLWHFGKKLAPQEIADYPIEKSVEAFCQGKFIGGPFWDHVLEYWYESRKNPNKVLFVTYEELKKQTEVEVKRIANFIGCGFTAEKEVSEIVKLCSFESLSKLEVNRQGKLPNGIESNSYFRKGEIGGWRDTLSESLAEVIDRTTEEKFRGSGLKFSC